One part of the Parasphingorhabdus sp. SCSIO 66989 genome encodes these proteins:
- a CDS encoding xanthine dehydrogenase family protein molybdopterin-binding subunit yields MPSITRRQILIGGGVAAGLVVGWAALPTQLANPMQADGDESLFNAYLRIAPSGAVIIAIPQLEMGHGVSTLLAQIVAQELGADWRAVAIEPARPGAIYGNKALIRRWAPVIAPMDSGATLADSEYLVQRYAENTPFMISGDNSALAGYLQPCREAGAAARVMLAQAAAARWETDWELCAVDKGFVRYLGATVNDMEQRLSFAELASEAAAIAPLDILPLRPEPPGENDTMIAEGTRTAFPRLDLPTKVDGSANFAGDIRLPDMLFAAVRHGPPGDSRLLGIQRKRANGITGLVDVVKHKRWVATLASNWWAANKALAAIRPRFATYGPMADDADSEAALEKALRDTSGFRLEKQGDVEEVLEQGEVYRADYSAAAALHAPIETTSATARWSAAGDESGERVEIWYAAQAPHQVAEDVARALDISTSAVTIYAPTSGGSFGARFDSRAAVQAALLARHSKRPVQVIWSRGEDQIQTYPRPAALAQLSAATDRNGTILAWQHKIAAPATGREAMARLLWQSPAHKARQDNAAMHDRSMVAGAIPPYRIPAFAVDHHPADIGYPTGLLRGHADTLNAFFRESFIDELAHRAEREPLSYRMQMLGNAPRLAACLTMVATLSGWDGGTAGSGQGLACHVMDGAMIAMIVRVQRGAEGVRVREISAAVDIGHIINEDIVRQQIESGIIFGMAQALGASSGHAKGLANARRLSDLSLPRLADTPEITISFVDNDQPSTDADALAVPVVAPAIANALFSATNVRFRQLPLI; encoded by the coding sequence ATGCCCTCAATTACGCGCAGACAGATATTGATTGGCGGCGGGGTGGCTGCCGGGCTGGTTGTCGGCTGGGCCGCTCTGCCGACTCAGCTAGCGAATCCAATGCAAGCCGATGGCGATGAAAGCCTTTTCAACGCCTATCTGCGCATTGCCCCATCAGGTGCAGTGATCATCGCGATACCGCAGCTTGAAATGGGCCATGGCGTCTCCACCCTTCTGGCACAGATTGTTGCTCAGGAACTGGGCGCGGACTGGCGCGCTGTTGCCATCGAACCGGCGCGGCCAGGTGCCATTTATGGAAATAAGGCGCTGATCAGACGCTGGGCCCCGGTGATCGCGCCGATGGATAGCGGCGCAACACTGGCCGATAGCGAGTATCTGGTGCAGCGCTATGCAGAAAACACACCATTTATGATCTCCGGTGATAACAGCGCTCTAGCTGGCTATCTCCAGCCCTGCCGCGAAGCTGGAGCCGCCGCGCGGGTGATGCTGGCACAGGCGGCAGCGGCGCGATGGGAGACCGATTGGGAACTATGCGCGGTGGACAAAGGCTTTGTGCGCTATCTTGGTGCAACCGTCAATGACATGGAGCAAAGGCTTAGCTTTGCCGAGCTGGCGAGCGAAGCGGCTGCAATTGCTCCCCTTGATATATTGCCCCTGCGTCCCGAACCACCGGGCGAAAATGATACAATGATTGCGGAAGGCACGCGTACAGCTTTCCCTCGCCTTGATCTGCCTACCAAGGTCGACGGCTCAGCCAATTTCGCCGGAGATATTCGGCTGCCCGATATGCTCTTTGCCGCGGTCCGTCATGGTCCGCCGGGCGACAGCCGTTTGCTCGGCATCCAGCGCAAACGTGCCAATGGCATCACCGGGCTGGTCGATGTGGTGAAGCATAAAAGATGGGTCGCGACATTAGCGAGCAATTGGTGGGCCGCCAACAAGGCGCTGGCGGCAATACGCCCGCGCTTTGCCACTTATGGCCCGATGGCGGATGATGCCGATAGCGAGGCAGCGCTGGAAAAGGCGTTGCGCGACACTTCGGGTTTTCGGTTGGAAAAGCAGGGCGACGTTGAAGAAGTACTGGAACAGGGCGAGGTCTATCGCGCCGACTATAGTGCCGCCGCCGCGCTGCATGCGCCGATAGAGACGACATCGGCCACTGCACGATGGAGCGCGGCCGGAGACGAGAGCGGCGAGCGGGTGGAAATCTGGTATGCCGCCCAAGCACCGCATCAGGTGGCTGAGGATGTGGCCCGGGCACTGGATATCAGCACCAGCGCGGTTACCATTTATGCCCCGACATCGGGCGGCTCCTTTGGCGCACGGTTTGACAGTCGGGCGGCGGTGCAGGCGGCACTTCTGGCGCGGCATAGCAAGCGGCCGGTTCAGGTCATCTGGTCGCGCGGTGAGGATCAGATCCAAACCTATCCCCGCCCCGCAGCGCTGGCGCAATTGAGCGCTGCTACCGACAGGAATGGCACCATATTGGCTTGGCAGCACAAGATTGCCGCGCCAGCAACCGGGCGCGAGGCGATGGCGCGGTTATTGTGGCAAAGCCCGGCCCATAAAGCGCGGCAGGACAATGCAGCGATGCATGATCGATCAATGGTAGCGGGTGCGATACCACCTTATCGCATTCCGGCCTTTGCGGTAGACCATCACCCCGCCGATATCGGCTATCCCACCGGCCTGCTGCGCGGCCATGCCGATACGCTCAATGCTTTTTTCCGCGAGAGCTTTATCGATGAGCTGGCGCACCGTGCCGAGCGTGAACCGCTATCCTATCGCATGCAGATGCTAGGCAATGCGCCGCGCCTCGCCGCCTGCCTCACAATGGTCGCGACACTCTCAGGCTGGGACGGCGGCACAGCCGGGAGCGGGCAGGGTCTGGCCTGTCATGTCATGGACGGCGCGATGATCGCCATGATCGTGCGGGTACAACGCGGTGCTGAGGGCGTGCGCGTGCGCGAGATCAGTGCTGCGGTCGATATCGGTCATATCATCAATGAAGATATTGTCCGGCAACAGATAGAAAGCGGTATCATCTTCGGCATGGCACAGGCGCTGGGTGCAAGCAGCGGCCATGCCAAGGGACTGGCCAATGCCCGGCGGCTTTCCGATCTTTCCCTGCCGCGCCTTGCCGATACGCCTGAAATCACCATATCCTTTGTCGACAATGACCAGCCATCGACAGACGCAGATGCGCTTGCCGTGCCTGTTGTTGCTCCGGCCATTGCCAATGCGCTGTTTTCCGCTACTAACGTGCGCTTTCGGCAGTTGCCGCTGATCTGA
- a CDS encoding helicase HerA-like domain-containing protein yields the protein MSDIFLGLGGDERQALLLEKANRHGLIAGATGTGKTVTLQGLAESFSANGVPVFVADVKGDLSGISMAGSSTFKHADKLEERAKELGMEDYGYSDNPAIFWDLYGEQGHPIRTTISEMGPMLLARLMDLNETQEGVLNIVFRFADEEGLLLLNLEDLQSMLAYTAEHAKELSAKYGNVSRQSVGAIQRQLLQLENEGADQFFGEPALEIDDFMQTDEQGRGYINVLAADKLMRSPKLYATFLLWLLAELFETLPEVGDPEKPTLVFFFDEAHLLFDDAPKALQEKIEQVVRLIRSKGVGVFFVTQNPMDIPEEVAGQLGNRVQHALRAFTKRDQRAIKAAAETFRINPDLDVEAAITELRVGEALVSTLDEEGAPTVVQRTLIKPPRSRLGPVTKKERAIIRSISPVEGKYDEEVDRESAEEVLLKKIEDAAETAAEVEAKGKEEVAKRPRRTTSIWGKAAKAAAGAAAASAGTILAGKLSGRKSRSDPTARAASAAAGTIATEIGKAIGVPGLGRFARNLMGGLMR from the coding sequence GTGAGCGATATTTTTCTTGGGCTCGGCGGTGACGAGCGGCAGGCGTTGTTGCTGGAAAAGGCCAATCGCCACGGCCTGATCGCAGGCGCGACTGGCACCGGCAAGACGGTCACGCTACAGGGTCTGGCCGAGAGTTTTTCCGCCAATGGCGTCCCGGTCTTTGTTGCCGATGTGAAGGGCGATCTGTCGGGCATCTCCATGGCCGGTTCCTCGACCTTCAAACATGCCGACAAGCTGGAAGAGCGCGCCAAAGAATTGGGCATGGAGGATTATGGCTATTCCGATAATCCGGCGATCTTCTGGGATCTCTATGGCGAACAGGGGCACCCGATCCGCACCACCATCAGCGAAATGGGGCCGATGCTTCTGGCACGGCTGATGGACCTCAATGAAACGCAAGAGGGCGTGCTCAATATCGTCTTCCGCTTTGCCGATGAAGAAGGGCTGTTGCTGCTTAACCTGGAAGACCTGCAATCGATGCTCGCCTATACCGCCGAGCATGCCAAGGAGCTGTCAGCCAAATATGGCAATGTCTCGCGCCAAAGCGTCGGCGCGATCCAGCGGCAATTGCTGCAATTGGAAAATGAGGGCGCAGACCAGTTTTTCGGCGAACCGGCGCTAGAGATTGACGACTTTATGCAGACCGATGAGCAGGGACGCGGCTATATCAATGTACTCGCCGCTGACAAGCTGATGCGCAGCCCCAAGCTTTATGCCACCTTCCTGTTATGGCTGCTGGCCGAACTGTTCGAGACGCTGCCCGAGGTGGGCGATCCGGAAAAACCGACATTGGTGTTCTTCTTTGATGAGGCGCATCTGCTGTTCGACGATGCGCCCAAGGCGTTGCAGGAAAAGATTGAGCAAGTAGTCCGCCTGATCCGGTCCAAAGGCGTCGGCGTCTTTTTCGTCACCCAGAACCCGATGGACATTCCCGAAGAGGTCGCCGGGCAATTGGGTAACCGGGTGCAACATGCCTTACGTGCTTTCACCAAGCGCGACCAGCGCGCGATTAAGGCGGCGGCTGAGACTTTTCGCATCAACCCTGATCTCGATGTCGAAGCGGCGATCACCGAATTGCGCGTCGGCGAAGCACTGGTCTCAACCCTTGATGAAGAGGGCGCACCGACGGTGGTGCAACGCACCCTTATCAAACCACCCCGCTCGCGCCTTGGCCCGGTAACCAAGAAAGAACGCGCGATCATCCGCTCCATATCGCCGGTCGAAGGCAAATATGATGAGGAAGTGGACCGGGAGTCCGCCGAGGAAGTTCTGCTGAAGAAGATTGAGGACGCGGCTGAAACCGCTGCAGAAGTCGAGGCCAAAGGCAAGGAAGAGGTCGCCAAACGCCCACGCAGAACCACATCGATCTGGGGCAAGGCCGCCAAAGCCGCAGCGGGCGCTGCTGCGGCATCGGCAGGGACGATATTGGCCGGCAAACTCAGCGGCCGCAAATCACGCTCAGACCCGACCGCTCGGGCCGCGAGCGCCGCCGCGGGCACTATCGCCACAGAGATCGGCAAGGCCATCGGAGTGCCCGGGCTCGGCCGCTTTGCCCGCAACCTTATGGGCGGGCTGATGCGATAA
- the hemH gene encoding ferrochelatase has product MAPPPDHPSVTEPRIGVLLVNLGTPEAPDVPALKRYLGEFLSDPRVVEIPQLIWQPLLRGVILNTRPKQSAKAYAKVWMDEGSPLMVYTKRQAEALGKRMGSKVLVDFAMRYGNPNIPDRLRHLKLSGCDKILIAPLYPQYSGATTATVVDKVGETLERMRHQPTVRYLAPYYDHDAHIEAVADSVREGLTGIDFTPDAVITSFHGMPLQTLYDGDPYHCQCRKTARLVSEKLRDVISEPLIVSFQSRFGRAKWLDPATEDTLEQIPQKGIKKVAVVAPGFAVDCVETLEEIAIEGEEQFREAGGERFAYIPCLNDSERSITMLEKLVRQELAGWLD; this is encoded by the coding sequence ATGGCACCGCCGCCCGACCACCCTTCTGTCACTGAACCGCGCATTGGGGTGTTGCTGGTTAATCTTGGAACACCGGAAGCACCCGATGTACCAGCGCTGAAGCGCTATCTCGGGGAATTTCTCTCCGACCCCCGTGTGGTGGAAATCCCGCAACTGATCTGGCAGCCGCTGCTACGCGGCGTGATCCTCAACACCCGCCCGAAACAATCCGCCAAAGCCTATGCCAAGGTGTGGATGGATGAAGGCTCGCCGCTGATGGTCTATACCAAGCGCCAGGCCGAGGCTCTTGGCAAACGCATGGGCAGTAAGGTGCTGGTCGATTTCGCCATGCGCTATGGCAACCCCAATATTCCCGATCGCCTGCGCCATCTGAAACTGAGCGGCTGCGACAAAATCCTGATCGCGCCACTCTATCCGCAATATTCCGGGGCGACCACGGCGACAGTGGTCGACAAGGTCGGCGAAACGCTTGAGCGGATGCGGCATCAGCCGACAGTGCGTTATCTGGCACCCTATTATGACCATGACGCGCATATTGAGGCGGTCGCCGATAGTGTGCGCGAGGGACTGACGGGCATCGATTTCACCCCCGATGCGGTGATCACCAGTTTCCACGGCATGCCGTTGCAGACGCTGTATGATGGTGATCCCTATCATTGCCAATGCCGCAAAACGGCGCGGCTGGTCTCGGAGAAGTTGCGCGATGTTATCAGCGAGCCGCTGATCGTTTCCTTTCAATCGCGTTTCGGTCGAGCAAAGTGGCTTGATCCGGCGACAGAAGACACGCTGGAACAGATACCGCAAAAGGGCATCAAGAAAGTCGCGGTTGTCGCGCCGGGCTTTGCCGTGGATTGTGTCGAGACGCTGGAAGAAATCGCAATTGAGGGCGAGGAACAGTTCCGCGAAGCAGGCGGCGAACGATTTGCCTATATCCCCTGCCTCAATGACAGCGAACGCTCGATCACCATGCTGGAAAAGCTGGTGCGGCAAGAGCTGGCAGGATGGCTCGACTGA
- a CDS encoding TonB-dependent receptor translates to MKFSTVSLRALAICGAGLALAPAQAMALEAEDAAAAEADAQETGATAPQAQDDTAQQDGNAVDIFNDVIVVTGTKTRNPEDVQDVPVAVTAFNDQTLEALKIRDIQGLSFQAPSVSLDQIGTSRGTANFSIRGLGINSSIPSIDPTVGVFVDGVYLGFNGGVVFDLFDLDSVEVLRGPQGILFGRNTTGGAVLVNTGNPTEEFQGKFRAAVETPVDSGRGGQNYFVSGVVSGPIIEDVLLFKLGAYYNNDEGYFRNLFDGSDFGAAETYILRGALEFRPTSNLTILGKFDYFDSEGDGPAGQNRGTFDRNSFDFSIDEPGFYDTEVITGSVKLDWEIGPGVLTNIFGYREFSGTTLGDIDALPEFIFHSNTLTEQEQISNELRYAMSFDGIELTVGSFFFDQSIAYDELRDLPPTGLPTFSGGGQQDHQVLGLFAQGQFYVTDSLSLIGGIRWSREEKDGSVSYIIPRAEECSVVAGTCPTTGTDGFTDNETWTNWSPKLGFQYEFANSQIYGHWTRGFRSGGFNFRITDPAAFLTQIVPATGSFLFDEERVDTFEIGGKFQTEDGAFTLNAAAYVTKINNMQREINQPGAAGVSQFILNSADATIMGFEAEARMRVSDNLLFTANIGLIDDEYDEILFDISGVTGVNGVVDEEDFALSIPRVPTYTWGVGAIHELDLGSSSITSRFNLQYRDEFAYTDNNLGWIQDITNLEANVTWNTPIEGLSLSIYGRNLLDEVQAGGDTQLSQGLFGGPLSTGVAQPFAQNPTGGTFSPLARGRQLGAEIQFEF, encoded by the coding sequence ATGAAATTTTCTACAGTATCCTTGCGCGCGCTTGCTATTTGCGGTGCTGGCCTCGCTCTGGCGCCCGCCCAGGCCATGGCATTGGAGGCAGAAGATGCAGCGGCCGCCGAAGCGGACGCACAAGAAACCGGTGCAACAGCCCCGCAGGCACAAGACGACACTGCACAACAGGATGGCAATGCGGTCGATATTTTCAACGACGTGATCGTCGTAACTGGGACCAAAACCCGCAACCCGGAAGATGTGCAGGATGTTCCGGTTGCGGTTACTGCGTTTAACGACCAGACGCTGGAAGCGCTCAAGATACGCGACATTCAGGGCCTTAGCTTTCAGGCACCCAGCGTATCGCTTGACCAGATCGGCACCAGCCGCGGCACAGCCAACTTCTCTATTCGCGGCCTCGGTATCAACAGCTCGATCCCGTCTATTGACCCGACAGTCGGCGTTTTTGTCGACGGCGTCTATCTCGGCTTTAATGGCGGCGTAGTGTTTGACTTGTTCGACCTTGACAGTGTCGAGGTTCTGCGCGGCCCTCAGGGCATTCTCTTTGGCCGCAACACCACCGGCGGTGCAGTGCTGGTCAACACCGGCAATCCAACCGAAGAATTTCAGGGCAAGTTCCGTGCAGCGGTGGAAACGCCGGTTGATAGTGGTCGCGGCGGCCAGAACTATTTTGTCAGCGGCGTAGTCTCCGGCCCAATCATCGAAGATGTGTTGTTGTTCAAATTGGGTGCCTATTACAACAATGATGAAGGCTATTTCCGCAACCTGTTCGACGGCTCGGACTTTGGCGCGGCAGAAACCTATATTTTGCGCGGGGCTTTGGAGTTCCGTCCAACCAGCAATCTTACCATCCTCGGCAAGTTCGATTATTTTGACAGTGAGGGCGATGGTCCGGCGGGCCAGAACCGCGGCACTTTTGACCGCAATAGCTTTGACTTCTCGATTGATGAGCCGGGCTTTTATGACACCGAGGTTATCACCGGTAGCGTCAAGCTCGATTGGGAGATTGGGCCAGGCGTTTTGACCAACATCTTCGGCTATCGCGAGTTTTCTGGCACAACATTGGGCGACATCGACGCGCTTCCAGAATTCATTTTCCACTCAAATACGTTAACCGAGCAGGAACAAATTTCCAACGAGTTGCGCTATGCGATGAGTTTTGACGGTATCGAACTGACGGTCGGCAGTTTCTTCTTTGATCAATCCATCGCCTATGATGAATTGCGTGACCTCCCACCAACCGGCTTACCGACATTTTCTGGCGGCGGCCAGCAGGACCACCAGGTTCTCGGACTGTTTGCACAAGGCCAGTTTTACGTAACCGATTCTCTCAGCCTGATTGGCGGCATCCGCTGGTCACGCGAAGAAAAAGACGGTAGTGTAAGCTACATCATTCCACGGGCAGAAGAATGCTCGGTCGTAGCTGGCACCTGCCCAACCACGGGTACTGATGGGTTTACGGATAACGAAACCTGGACCAACTGGTCACCAAAGCTGGGTTTCCAATATGAATTTGCCAATAGCCAAATCTATGGCCACTGGACCCGCGGTTTCCGCTCGGGCGGTTTCAATTTCCGTATCACTGATCCGGCTGCATTTCTTACACAAATCGTCCCGGCGACAGGTTCATTCCTTTTTGATGAAGAGCGCGTCGATACGTTTGAAATCGGCGGTAAATTCCAAACCGAAGATGGTGCTTTTACGCTGAATGCCGCAGCCTATGTCACCAAGATCAACAATATGCAGCGCGAAATCAATCAGCCTGGCGCAGCCGGGGTGTCGCAATTCATCCTGAACTCCGCAGATGCTACCATTATGGGGTTTGAAGCTGAAGCGCGGATGCGCGTTTCCGATAACCTGTTGTTCACCGCCAATATCGGCCTGATTGATGATGAGTATGACGAGATTCTGTTCGATATCTCGGGCGTCACAGGCGTCAACGGTGTGGTTGATGAAGAGGACTTTGCCCTCAGTATTCCGCGTGTGCCGACATATACCTGGGGCGTTGGCGCGATCCATGAGCTTGATCTTGGTAGCAGCTCCATAACCAGCCGATTCAACCTGCAATATCGTGATGAATTTGCTTACACCGATAACAATCTGGGCTGGATTCAGGACATCACCAATCTTGAAGCCAATGTTACCTGGAATACACCAATCGAAGGCTTAAGCCTTTCAATCTATGGGCGGAACTTGCTCGACGAGGTCCAAGCCGGTGGCGATACCCAGCTTAGCCAAGGCTTGTTCGGTGGACCGCTATCTACCGGCGTAGCGCAGCCGTTCGCGCAAAATCCGACCGGTGGTACATTCTCGCCGCTGGCACGTGGTCGCCAGCTTGGTGCAGAGATTCAGTTCGAATTCTAA
- the hflK gene encoding FtsH protease activity modulator HflK codes for MTIFSSAFSRIGSLMAAGNPWGGGSSDGGKPSGGGSNGGGPSNPWQPSGSGGSDGRKSGSIEDLFRKGGSGGPGGGFSGLPKRPNGKSYIPWILVLVVLIWIGMTSIWRVDAREQGVVKFLGSYSRTVGPGINFTLPSPIETMEKVDTQAIREMPIGTPSADDENFVLTSDQNIIDMAYEVRWQIRDPEQYLFQLDSPEDAIRDAAESAMRAVIANFSLDDAIGPGRSDIEAQVRTRMQTILDDYGAGITVQGIAIRQSDPPQAVNEAFKEVNVAQQDAETAKNNARAYARQIIETAEGQTSRFDQVYEQYRLAPEVTRQRLYYETMERVLGKVDKTIVETGNVTPYLPLPELRRRAETAPEIVADEPQVVTGASR; via the coding sequence ATGACGATTTTCTCGAGCGCTTTTTCACGCATTGGTTCACTTATGGCAGCAGGCAATCCCTGGGGTGGCGGTTCTTCAGATGGGGGCAAACCCTCAGGCGGCGGCTCAAATGGAGGCGGCCCCAGCAATCCTTGGCAACCCTCTGGCAGCGGCGGTTCTGATGGCCGCAAGTCCGGATCTATAGAAGATTTGTTCCGCAAGGGTGGTAGCGGAGGCCCAGGCGGCGGTTTTTCCGGCTTGCCCAAGCGGCCCAATGGCAAAAGCTATATACCGTGGATCCTTGTTCTTGTGGTGCTGATCTGGATCGGAATGACGAGCATCTGGCGCGTGGATGCGCGCGAACAGGGTGTGGTCAAATTCCTTGGCAGTTATTCACGTACCGTTGGACCCGGGATCAACTTCACCTTGCCCTCGCCGATTGAGACAATGGAAAAGGTCGATACTCAGGCGATACGCGAAATGCCTATCGGGACACCGAGCGCGGACGATGAGAATTTCGTTCTGACCAGCGACCAGAATATCATCGATATGGCCTATGAGGTACGCTGGCAAATCCGTGATCCGGAGCAATATCTGTTTCAGCTCGACAGCCCGGAAGATGCCATCCGCGACGCCGCCGAGAGCGCCATGCGCGCGGTGATCGCCAACTTCTCGCTCGATGATGCTATTGGCCCCGGCCGTTCGGACATTGAGGCACAGGTGCGCACACGGATGCAGACTATCCTTGATGATTATGGCGCAGGCATCACGGTTCAGGGCATCGCTATCCGCCAGTCTGACCCGCCACAGGCGGTGAATGAAGCTTTCAAGGAAGTGAACGTGGCGCAGCAGGATGCGGAGACCGCCAAGAACAATGCGCGTGCCTATGCGCGTCAGATTATCGAGACCGCTGAAGGTCAAACATCGCGCTTTGATCAGGTCTATGAGCAGTATCGTCTCGCTCCCGAAGTGACGCGCCAGCGACTCTATTATGAGACGATGGAACGCGTGCTTGGCAAGGTGGACAAGACCATTGTCGAAACCGGCAATGTGACACCATATCTGCCGCTGCCTGAATTGCGCCGTCGTGCAGAGACCGCACCGGAGATAGTTGCGGACGAACCGCAGGTTGTGACAGGAGCCAGCCGATGA
- a CDS encoding Mrp/NBP35 family ATP-binding protein: MTDQSPDMQAVSKAVETIASDRASNIKVKEGAVSLVLDVSGMEPLQRDKMDIALRDTLRQIDGVSDVRVAMTSEKVNRRMIAIGSGKGGVGKSTVSTNIAIAMHRLGRKVGMVDADIYGPSQTRLLDCPETKPEVSDQKLIPMMTGAGIKLLSMGQLAKPGQAIAWRGPMAGKALAQLIDAQWGETSDLIVDLPPGTGDVQMSLMQHFKPDGAVIVSTPQDLALLDATRAINLFDQGKIPVLGLVENMSGYVCPHCGEVSDPFGAGGAEEAAKTMHLPFLGRVPLDMEIRKTSDAGTPIAAGDSPQAQAFMAIAQKIIDWMDASNPSAAPPVPEAKKKGSPFSKLLGKG; this comes from the coding sequence ATGACCGACCAGTCGCCAGATATGCAAGCCGTCAGCAAGGCGGTGGAGACAATAGCCTCGGATCGCGCCAGCAATATAAAAGTCAAGGAGGGTGCGGTGTCGCTCGTGCTTGATGTGTCCGGCATGGAGCCCTTGCAACGCGACAAGATGGACATCGCGCTGCGCGATACGCTGCGCCAGATTGACGGCGTCAGCGACGTGCGCGTTGCGATGACAAGCGAGAAGGTCAATCGCCGCATGATCGCCATTGGCAGCGGCAAGGGTGGCGTCGGCAAATCCACCGTTTCCACCAATATCGCCATTGCCATGCACCGACTGGGCCGCAAGGTCGGCATGGTCGATGCCGATATATATGGCCCGTCGCAGACACGCCTTCTCGATTGCCCGGAAACCAAGCCTGAAGTCTCTGACCAGAAGCTGATCCCGATGATGACCGGAGCGGGCATCAAGCTGCTTTCGATGGGCCAGCTTGCCAAGCCCGGACAGGCCATTGCCTGGCGCGGGCCGATGGCGGGCAAGGCGCTGGCGCAGTTGATCGATGCGCAATGGGGCGAGACCAGCGACCTGATCGTCGACTTGCCGCCGGGTACAGGCGATGTGCAAATGTCGCTGATGCAGCATTTCAAGCCCGATGGCGCGGTGATCGTCTCGACGCCGCAGGACCTTGCGCTGCTCGATGCCACCCGTGCTATCAATCTGTTCGATCAGGGCAAAATCCCGGTTCTCGGCTTGGTAGAGAATATGTCGGGCTATGTCTGCCCGCATTGTGGCGAGGTCAGCGACCCCTTTGGCGCTGGCGGTGCCGAAGAGGCCGCCAAGACAATGCACCTTCCATTTCTCGGGCGGGTGCCGCTGGATATGGAAATCCGCAAGACCAGCGATGCGGGAACGCCTATTGCGGCGGGGGACAGCCCGCAGGCACAGGCGTTTATGGCGATTGCCCAGAAGATTATTGATTGGATGGATGCAAGCAATCCGAGTGCCGCGCCGCCAGTACCAGAAGCGAAAAAGAAAGGTTCGCCCTTTTCCAAGCTATTGGGCAAGGGCTAG
- a CDS encoding glutathione S-transferase family protein → MIVYGSRVSYYTGKLEAYLRYKGIAYQSAPTPYGKPQRLIDNVGVIQMPIVECGDGRWMSDTTPILLQLEKEHPGSTIMPGNPVVNFIARLIEDYGDEWLWRSAMHFRWSYPYDRMLISNVLVDEVTQDVPAPRFLKRRRIERRQVKSYVERDGVTASTRPHVEQGYHRALANMTQMLATRSFLLGDAPSLADYGMMGPMFRHFGQDPTPVEIMRTTAPTVFEWVARMWNAKPAAQQNFVDTVPDDAEPMLKEICETHLVQLAANAEGYAAGQDRFAMTVQGCNYQDIATSRYRVWCLEKLHKAFAALSSDDQQAVRDLLPYPEAEILWCEDTPAQSGYDPENRLPFGKAINVFAGGTP, encoded by the coding sequence ATGATCGTCTATGGCTCCCGCGTCTCCTATTATACCGGCAAGCTCGAAGCCTATTTGCGCTATAAGGGTATAGCCTATCAATCCGCGCCCACGCCCTATGGCAAACCGCAGCGGCTGATCGACAATGTCGGCGTTATCCAGATGCCGATTGTCGAATGCGGCGATGGGCGCTGGATGTCCGACACGACACCGATATTGCTCCAGTTGGAGAAAGAGCATCCCGGATCGACGATCATGCCCGGCAATCCTGTGGTGAATTTCATCGCTCGATTGATCGAGGATTATGGCGATGAATGGCTGTGGCGTTCCGCGATGCATTTTCGCTGGAGCTATCCCTATGACCGGATGCTTATTTCCAATGTGCTGGTCGATGAAGTGACACAAGATGTCCCTGCGCCGCGTTTCCTGAAGCGACGCAGAATAGAGCGGCGACAGGTAAAGAGCTATGTTGAACGCGATGGCGTGACCGCCTCGACACGCCCGCATGTCGAGCAAGGCTATCACCGCGCCCTCGCCAATATGACCCAGATGCTGGCTACACGTTCTTTCCTGCTGGGCGATGCACCATCACTGGCGGATTATGGCATGATGGGACCAATGTTCCGGCATTTTGGCCAAGACCCGACACCGGTGGAGATTATGCGCACCACCGCGCCCACCGTGTTTGAATGGGTCGCACGCATGTGGAATGCCAAACCGGCGGCCCAGCAGAACTTCGTCGATACCGTACCCGATGACGCCGAACCTATGTTGAAAGAGATATGCGAGACTCACTTGGTGCAGCTTGCTGCTAATGCTGAGGGCTATGCAGCCGGTCAGGACCGCTTTGCCATGACGGTTCAGGGCTGCAACTATCAGGACATTGCGACATCGCGCTATCGCGTCTGGTGCCTGGAAAAACTGCACAAGGCCTTTGCGGCGCTATCATCGGATGATCAGCAAGCCGTTCGCGATCTTCTGCCTTATCCTGAAGCAGAGATATTGTGGTGCGAAGACACTCCGGCGCAATCGGGCTATGATCCGGAAAACAGGCTTCCCTTTGGCAAGGCGATCAATGTGTTTGCCGGAGGCACGCCTTGA